One Carassius auratus strain Wakin chromosome 3, ASM336829v1, whole genome shotgun sequence genomic region harbors:
- the LOC113049411 gene encoding protein PET100 homolog, mitochondrial-like, with translation MGVKIEVFRMMVYLSFPVAMFWISNQAEYFEEYIVKRKREIFPPDEKMHRQELEDFKERMRKRKEQKMLKHMGVQSEE, from the exons ATGGGGGTTAAAATAGAGGTTTTTAGG ATGATGGTGTATCTGTCGTTTCCAGTGGCGATGTTTTGGATATCAAACCAAGCGGAGTATTTTGAAGAATACATCGTAAAGCGAAAG AGGGAGATCTTCCCACCTGATGAGAAAATGCAT AGGCAAGAACTGGAGGATTTCAAGGAGCGCATGAGAAAGCGTAAGGAGCAGAAGATGCTGAAACACATGGGCGTGCAGTCTGAGGAATGA